Below is a window of bacterium DNA.
CACGCTTAGGGCAATAGGCAGCCATTACCAAGCCTCCCGTCCGATGGCAACCCCCGAGTCAGATTCACAATGTCGATTCTGCGTCGTGACGCCTTTGAGCAGTTCATCGAGACGAAAACGTGGCCGCCGGGCTGGAGCAATCACAATCTGACCATCCTGAACAGCCACATCCACCGAATTTCCTGAACTTAAATGCGTATCCTGCGCAACGGACCGCGGAATCCGGACCGCCAGACTATTTCCCCATTTTTGGACTTTTGTGATCATGCTATTCATCTCCTTATGTATCTACTATGAAGATACACTCCCCGTCCTATGCGTGCAAGAAATAACATGATCTTTCTGGCCGAACTAGTTATTATGCCGAATCCCGTTATCAAGGATTTTCCCCGGATGAGCGGCGACGTCCGCTCTATCCGCTTTTCCTCCGGTTTTATCCTTACCCGAGATGATGTAAACCCCTTTCTCAATAATTAGGCCATCTGCCCACATTCAAGGGCGGAACGGTTTGCCTGGCCATCCCTTGGTCAGTCCCGGGGGATCCATGGATATTAGCATTCTGATGCCCTCCCTCCTCTGAACCGGCAATTCACCTGACTCTCAAGCAC
It encodes the following:
- a CDS encoding AbrB/MazE/SpoVT family DNA-binding domain-containing protein; the protein is MITKVQKWGNSLAVRIPRSVAQDTHLSSGNSVDVAVQDGQIVIAPARRPRFRLDELLKGVTTQNRHCESDSGVAIGREAW